In Symmachiella dynata, the following are encoded in one genomic region:
- a CDS encoding DUF1501 domain-containing protein — translation MLTISGDSRSRGGSRRTFLQIGTSAVGGLSMASLLSLKAQAAAKGHAVRDKSVVVLNLQGGPSQFETFDPKMTAPQEIRSITGEVQTSLPGVTFGGSFPQLASLADKMAVVRSYRHGISSHGPAAMHVMAGGNSTGAMMGALYARVAGLTNPKTGMPENALVTPSAVGDQYKKLYHNIGRVSQTGSLSSVYKPFDPSAGGEIIDNMRLSLKGDRLDDRRMLLNQLDLLRRRFDSGSVVESANQFQQQAFDVLTRGVADAFDLSKENPQNVARYDTSKFEPTDAVKKRNSYATQFSPVALGKQMLLARRLCEAGCGFVTVTCGGWDMHGGGKEFTMVDGLSSLTPAVDKAASAFIEDVAQRGLSEKILLVITGEFGRTPRINKHGGRDHWGNLCTLAFAGGGLNMGQVVGRSDSTASSPASDPINSKNVLATVMHTLFDIAEVRLLTNVPKDVEQIITAPQPIRQLV, via the coding sequence ATGCTCACAATTTCTGGTGATTCGCGCAGCCGTGGAGGATCGCGGCGCACGTTTTTGCAAATCGGAACCTCCGCTGTCGGCGGGTTGTCGATGGCGTCGTTGTTGTCGCTCAAGGCCCAGGCGGCGGCAAAAGGTCATGCGGTGCGGGACAAATCGGTCGTGGTGCTGAACCTGCAAGGGGGGCCGAGTCAGTTTGAGACATTCGATCCCAAGATGACCGCTCCGCAGGAAATCCGCAGTATCACGGGTGAAGTCCAAACCTCGCTGCCCGGCGTGACGTTCGGCGGGTCCTTTCCACAATTGGCGTCGCTGGCGGACAAAATGGCGGTCGTGCGGTCGTATCGACACGGTATCTCCAGCCACGGTCCGGCGGCGATGCATGTGATGGCGGGGGGAAATTCGACCGGGGCGATGATGGGAGCGCTCTATGCCCGCGTCGCTGGATTGACCAATCCGAAAACCGGCATGCCGGAAAATGCGCTGGTCACGCCCAGCGCGGTGGGTGACCAATACAAAAAGTTGTACCACAACATCGGTCGCGTTTCGCAAACCGGCAGTTTGTCGTCGGTCTATAAACCGTTCGATCCCAGTGCCGGTGGCGAGATTATCGACAATATGCGGCTGAGCCTCAAAGGGGACCGGCTCGATGATCGGCGGATGTTGCTGAATCAACTCGATCTGCTGCGGCGGCGATTTGATTCCGGCAGCGTGGTGGAATCGGCGAATCAATTTCAACAACAGGCGTTCGACGTACTGACCCGCGGCGTGGCGGATGCATTTGATTTGTCGAAGGAAAACCCGCAAAACGTCGCCCGTTACGACACCAGCAAATTCGAGCCCACCGATGCGGTCAAAAAGCGCAACAGTTATGCCACTCAGTTTTCACCGGTCGCCTTGGGCAAACAGATGTTGTTGGCCCGACGGTTGTGTGAAGCGGGTTGTGGTTTTGTCACCGTGACCTGCGGCGGATGGGACATGCATGGCGGCGGCAAGGAATTCACGATGGTCGACGGGTTGAGTTCGCTCACACCGGCGGTCGACAAAGCAGCTTCGGCGTTTATTGAAGATGTCGCGCAGCGAGGCCTGAGTGAAAAGATTCTGCTGGTGATCACGGGCGAATTCGGCCGCACGCCGCGGATCAACAAACATGGCGGCCGCGACCATTGGGGCAATCTCTGCACGCTGGCGTTCGCTGGCGGCGGCTTAAACATGGGCCAAGTCGTCGGCCGTTCGGACAGCACCGCCAGCTCACCCGCCTCTGATCCGATCAACAGCAAAAACGTGTTAGCGACCGTCATGCACACGCTATTCGACATCGCCGAAGTCCGCCTGCTCACCAACGTCCCCAAAGACGTCGAACAAATCATCACCGCCCCGCAACCAATCCGCCAGCTAGTTTGA
- a CDS encoding SMI1/KNR4 family protein → MTSFTDDEVLQIFEDLPNHLGCSPAELDDAEQAFGAVFPPIYRRLMLLDERRMLSIGWILPVSKLKVWKHDAEHLLTEDEHEFQLEPNHVVFAWYEIYSFYFFTAGGKDDVPVYRFNYYSEEDNWHPALAASSIREFLIQRIRSYLKLNFADL, encoded by the coding sequence ATGACGTCATTCACCGACGACGAAGTCCTTCAAATATTTGAGGATCTACCAAACCATCTGGGCTGTTCGCCTGCAGAACTTGATGATGCCGAACAGGCATTCGGCGCCGTCTTTCCCCCAATTTATCGTCGACTCATGTTGCTCGATGAACGCCGCATGCTTTCGATAGGCTGGATACTTCCTGTCAGCAAGCTTAAAGTTTGGAAACACGATGCTGAACATCTTTTGACCGAAGATGAACACGAATTTCAACTTGAGCCCAATCACGTCGTCTTTGCATGGTACGAAATTTACTCGTTCTATTTTTTTACCGCCGGTGGGAAAGACGACGTCCCGGTATATCGATTCAACTATTATTCTGAAGAAGATAATTGGCACCCAGCCTTAGCGGCTTCTTCCATACGGGAGTTCCTCATTCAACGAATCCGATCGTATTTGAAGCTTAACTTTGCCGATCTTTAA
- a CDS encoding HDOD domain-containing protein: MTPINTTELLRQVCGTQPPPTPEPGLQLCLELAADETTSPRFLADSLAEIPSLSRRFLILANSLLPASAAAHNVQAACATIEPALTADVLWVLALSDAMQQTATRSGLRLWKHSLLTAAMVRHIQQHLVKPPSGSAWVAGMAHDMGHLFLDGPATEQGIDWHVEHDRLLDQDSGPLPQRNHCLLGAGLLRLWNAPPAIVSAAQYHHHPADAETQFRSLVALVRVADLIAEHVDAEHLRDEFNLEQSAAWRIVDDTCGMKSQSVEQLLADVLIPASLQADRLAGLLAK; this comes from the coding sequence TGCGGCACACAACCGCCGCCGACTCCCGAACCGGGGCTGCAGTTGTGTCTGGAGTTGGCCGCCGACGAGACCACCTCGCCCCGTTTCCTGGCTGACTCGCTCGCCGAGATACCGTCGCTGAGTCGACGCTTCCTTATCTTGGCCAATAGCTTGTTGCCCGCATCGGCCGCCGCGCACAATGTACAAGCGGCCTGTGCGACGATCGAACCCGCACTCACGGCCGACGTCTTGTGGGTCTTGGCGCTGAGCGATGCCATGCAACAAACCGCAACGCGCAGCGGCCTTCGTTTGTGGAAGCATTCTCTGTTGACCGCTGCCATGGTACGTCACATTCAGCAACATCTGGTGAAGCCCCCCAGCGGGTCTGCTTGGGTGGCGGGAATGGCGCACGATATGGGACATCTCTTCCTGGATGGTCCGGCCACCGAGCAGGGCATCGACTGGCATGTCGAACATGATCGACTGCTGGATCAAGATTCGGGACCGCTGCCGCAGCGCAATCATTGCCTCCTCGGTGCTGGTCTATTGCGTCTGTGGAACGCTCCGCCAGCGATCGTCAGCGCAGCCCAATACCACCATCATCCGGCCGACGCAGAGACGCAATTCCGATCCCTGGTCGCGCTGGTTCGCGTGGCGGATCTCATCGCCGAACATGTCGATGCCGAACATCTCCGCGATGAATTCAATCTCGAACAATCCGCTGCTTGGCGAATTGTCGACGACACGTGCGGAATGAAATCGCAAAGCGTCGAACAACTTCTCGCCGACGTGCTCATTCCCGCCTCCCTGCAAGCGGACCGGCTGGCTGGATTGCTGGCCAAATAA
- a CDS encoding cobalamin-binding protein → MPEHRIISLIASATEIVAALGCENRLVGRSHECDYPPAVEQLPACSEAKLDVNGTSRQIDDRVKAILRDAVSVYRVFPEMLEELQPSVVITQTQCEVCAVSLKDVEAAVCEMVSSQPNIVALEPNWLKDVWSDIRAVATAIDVPQQGEELIASAQQRLADLESRTTSLPHKPTIACIEWIDPLMAAGNWVPELVTIAGGTNLFGTAGEHSPWMTWEELFQADPEVIAILPCGFDIPRAREEMPVLTDKPQWSQLQAVQNGRVYVTDGNQYFNRPGPRLVESAEIFAEILHPDTFDFGHAGSGWQQLEDA, encoded by the coding sequence ATGCCTGAACATCGCATCATTTCACTGATCGCCAGTGCGACGGAAATTGTGGCGGCACTGGGTTGCGAGAACCGGTTGGTCGGACGTTCGCACGAATGCGATTATCCACCCGCGGTCGAGCAGCTCCCCGCTTGCAGCGAAGCCAAACTGGATGTCAATGGCACGAGTCGGCAGATTGATGATCGTGTGAAGGCGATTCTGCGGGATGCGGTTTCGGTGTATCGTGTGTTTCCCGAGATGCTGGAGGAACTGCAACCCAGCGTTGTCATCACGCAGACACAATGCGAAGTCTGCGCGGTCAGTCTCAAGGATGTCGAGGCGGCTGTCTGTGAGATGGTCTCGTCGCAGCCAAATATTGTCGCCTTGGAACCGAACTGGCTCAAAGATGTTTGGAGCGACATCCGCGCCGTGGCGACTGCGATCGATGTACCGCAGCAGGGTGAGGAATTGATTGCCAGCGCGCAGCAGCGTTTGGCGGACCTGGAAAGCCGCACGACGTCGTTGCCGCACAAACCAACCATCGCCTGCATCGAATGGATCGACCCGTTGATGGCGGCGGGAAACTGGGTGCCGGAGTTAGTGACGATTGCCGGCGGCACGAATCTGTTTGGCACAGCCGGTGAGCATTCGCCCTGGATGACATGGGAGGAACTCTTCCAAGCCGATCCTGAGGTGATCGCCATTCTGCCCTGTGGTTTCGATATCCCCCGCGCCCGTGAAGAAATGCCGGTGCTCACGGATAAACCACAATGGTCGCAATTACAAGCCGTGCAAAACGGTCGCGTTTATGTGACCGACGGAAACCAATATTTCAATCGCCCCGGTCCCCGGCTGGTGGAATCGGCGGAGATATTCGCCGAGATTTTGCATCCAGACACATTCGATTTCGGCCACGCCGGCAGCGGTTGGCAACAACTCGAAGACGCGTAG
- the odhB gene encoding 2-oxoglutarate dehydrogenase complex dihydrolipoyllysine-residue succinyltransferase, translated as MSIDIKVPTVGESINEVFIGEWHVAEGDWIEMDQPLVGLETDKATFDVPAPESGIITKITKGAGEEAAIGEIIGQLEPGENPGGSEPAEAEAGATKAKADKKTESKTASSGEQIVMPAAARMMAETGIAASDVTATGPGGRLLKEDVQRAADTSQSSSQTPSTAASENGRLEKTVPMSPIRRRIAERLVEAQQNAALLTTFNEIDMSAVKDARARYKDAFIKKHDVKLGFMSFFVKAAVAALNEFPQVNAQVRGKEMVYYNYYDIGIAVGGGKGLIVPVLRNAERMSFAEVEKTINDFGRRAQENKIGIEELQGGTFTITNGGVYGSLLSTPIVNPPQSGVLGMHGIIDRPIAVNGEVVIRPMMYVALTYDHRIVDGREAVSFLKRIKEVIEDPARLVLEV; from the coding sequence ATGTCTATTGATATTAAGGTCCCCACGGTGGGGGAATCGATCAACGAAGTCTTCATTGGCGAATGGCACGTCGCCGAAGGAGACTGGATCGAAATGGACCAACCTCTGGTCGGACTCGAAACGGACAAGGCGACCTTCGACGTTCCCGCACCAGAGAGCGGCATTATTACCAAAATCACCAAAGGGGCAGGTGAAGAAGCAGCGATCGGCGAGATCATCGGGCAATTGGAGCCAGGGGAGAATCCAGGCGGTAGCGAACCGGCAGAAGCTGAAGCAGGAGCAACTAAGGCAAAAGCAGATAAAAAAACCGAATCCAAAACGGCCTCATCCGGAGAGCAAATCGTCATGCCGGCAGCTGCGCGGATGATGGCCGAAACCGGAATCGCTGCCAGCGACGTCACAGCGACCGGTCCGGGTGGACGTCTGCTCAAAGAAGACGTGCAGCGGGCTGCCGACACGTCCCAATCGTCATCGCAAACTCCCTCGACGGCCGCCTCAGAAAACGGGCGGTTGGAAAAAACGGTGCCGATGAGCCCCATCCGTCGCCGCATTGCCGAACGACTTGTCGAAGCCCAACAAAACGCCGCTCTGCTGACGACATTCAACGAGATCGACATGTCGGCCGTCAAAGATGCCCGCGCACGGTACAAAGACGCGTTTATCAAAAAGCACGACGTCAAACTGGGCTTCATGTCCTTCTTCGTCAAAGCAGCCGTCGCCGCCTTGAACGAATTTCCGCAGGTCAATGCGCAGGTCCGCGGCAAAGAGATGGTGTACTACAATTACTACGACATTGGCATTGCCGTGGGTGGTGGTAAAGGACTCATCGTGCCGGTGCTTCGCAATGCTGAGCGGATGAGCTTTGCCGAAGTCGAAAAAACGATCAACGATTTCGGTCGCCGCGCGCAAGAAAATAAAATCGGTATCGAGGAACTGCAAGGCGGCACGTTCACGATCACCAACGGCGGCGTCTACGGTTCGCTACTCTCAACGCCCATCGTCAATCCGCCCCAAAGCGGCGTGCTCGGCATGCACGGCATCATCGATCGCCCAATCGCCGTCAACGGCGAAGTCGTCATCCGCCCCATGATGTACGTCGCCCTGACCTACGACCACCGCATCGTCGATGGCCGTGAAGCGGTCAGCTTTTTGAAGCGGATTAAAGAGGTGATTGAGGACCCGGCACGGTTGGTGCTGGAGGTGTGA
- a CDS encoding arylsulfatase has translation MLNGIKIHGLVLMGLGAVLAFALDGNEAKAADKPNIVFIMGDDIGMWNIGAYHRGMMAGRTPNIDTLARQGAIFTDYYAEASCTAGRANFITGELPIRTGLTTVGQAGATIGMPAQAPTIATALKELGYATGQFGKNHLGDRNEFLPTLHGFDEFFGYLYHLDAMEDPFHPNYPKDLLNKVGPRNVLHCFATDQDNTTVDPRWGKVGKQKIVDKGPLPPHPIEGIDLNMETVDDVILDHTVNFMKKAQKEDKPFFVWLNPTRMHVKTHLSPKYEKMRNSQNGWTIQEAGMAQFDDVIGSVMKQLEEMGIADNTIVVVTTDNGTEGFTWPDGGTTPFKGWKGMGTEGGFRVPCVIRWPDKMKPNQVINGVISGLDWFPTFVAAAGYEGDIATDLKKGKTLNGKEYKVHLDGFNQLDMLTNGGKSARNEIWYFTESTLASARIGDYKYVFIDQPQGWFGPKVKLDWPGIFNLRLDPFEKMNIGDSMYAANWWTYEFWRFVFVQQEVAKLAQTALEFPPMQPGASFNLEAVKEKVKNALSSRTGN, from the coding sequence ATGCTGAACGGTATCAAAATTCATGGGTTGGTGCTGATGGGCTTGGGGGCAGTGCTTGCCTTCGCCTTGGATGGAAACGAGGCAAAGGCGGCGGATAAGCCCAATATTGTCTTCATCATGGGTGATGATATTGGGATGTGGAATATTGGCGCATATCATCGCGGGATGATGGCCGGGCGGACTCCGAATATCGACACGCTCGCACGCCAAGGCGCGATCTTCACCGATTACTATGCTGAGGCAAGCTGCACAGCCGGCCGAGCCAACTTTATCACGGGAGAATTGCCGATCCGCACCGGTTTGACAACCGTGGGCCAAGCGGGAGCCACGATCGGCATGCCGGCTCAGGCGCCGACGATTGCCACTGCACTCAAGGAACTGGGCTACGCCACCGGCCAGTTCGGCAAGAATCACTTGGGTGACCGAAATGAATTCCTGCCCACGCTGCATGGATTCGACGAATTCTTCGGCTACCTTTATCACTTGGATGCGATGGAGGACCCTTTTCACCCCAACTATCCGAAGGATCTACTCAATAAAGTTGGTCCGCGGAATGTCCTGCACTGCTTTGCGACAGACCAAGACAATACGACCGTTGATCCACGCTGGGGCAAAGTCGGCAAACAGAAGATCGTTGACAAAGGTCCGCTCCCGCCTCATCCAATCGAAGGCATCGATCTGAACATGGAAACGGTCGATGATGTGATTCTCGATCATACCGTCAATTTTATGAAGAAGGCTCAAAAAGAAGACAAGCCATTCTTTGTCTGGCTCAACCCGACTCGGATGCACGTGAAAACCCACCTGTCTCCGAAATACGAAAAGATGCGAAACTCACAAAATGGCTGGACCATCCAAGAAGCCGGTATGGCTCAGTTCGACGATGTGATCGGCAGTGTGATGAAACAACTCGAAGAGATGGGAATTGCGGACAATACCATCGTCGTGGTCACCACCGATAACGGCACCGAAGGATTCACTTGGCCCGACGGAGGCACGACACCCTTTAAGGGCTGGAAGGGCATGGGCACCGAGGGCGGCTTCCGCGTCCCCTGTGTTATTCGCTGGCCGGACAAGATGAAACCGAATCAGGTCATCAACGGAGTCATTTCCGGTCTGGACTGGTTCCCAACGTTTGTTGCCGCCGCCGGTTACGAAGGCGATATTGCCACAGACTTGAAAAAGGGGAAAACACTCAACGGCAAGGAGTACAAAGTCCATTTGGACGGTTTTAACCAGTTGGATATGCTGACCAACGGTGGCAAGTCGGCTCGCAACGAGATCTGGTATTTCACCGAATCGACGCTCGCGTCGGCCCGCATCGGCGACTACAAGTACGTCTTCATCGATCAACCTCAAGGGTGGTTCGGCCCGAAAGTCAAACTAGATTGGCCGGGGATCTTCAACCTGCGTCTCGATCCGTTCGAAAAGATGAACATCGGCGATTCGATGTACGCTGCCAATTGGTGGACATACGAATTCTGGCGGTTTGTCTTCGTTCAACAGGAGGTTGCCAAACTGGCCCAAACGGCCCTCGAATTCCCACCCATGCAACCGGGAGCAAGTTTCAACCTCGAAGCTGTGAAAGAGAAAGTTAAGAACGCGTTGTCCAGCCGAACCGGCAATTAA
- the lpdA gene encoding dihydrolipoyl dehydrogenase, translated as MTKHNLIIIGGGPGGYVAAIRAAQLGLDVACIELDKALGGTCLRVGCIPSKALLESSEQFSEIKGDLSSHGIMVDGVQLDLGKMLKNKDRVVRALTGGIDSLFKKNKITRYLGHGRITAPGKVTVSGKEGETELTADKIIIATGSVPATLPGIELDGDRIGTSTEALTYGEVPEHLVVIGAGAIGLEMATVWRRLGASVTILEYLDRILPGMDSAIATEALKIFKKQGLNFQLGCKVTGVTTDGKGCTVDIDGADSIHCDRVLVAVGRKPNTAELGLESVGIETDKRGFVPVDEHLATSAEGIYAVGDVIGGAMLAHKAEEEGVACVEGIVNGYGHVNYNTIPAIVYTAPEIASVGQTEDELKEAGIAYRKGEFPFIANGRARAIGHTDGRVKILADEKTDRILGAHIIGPHAGDLIAEAAVAMEFGASSEDLARCCHAHPTLAEAVKEASLAVDGRALHM; from the coding sequence ATGACCAAACACAACCTCATCATCATCGGCGGCGGGCCGGGTGGATATGTGGCGGCGATTCGTGCTGCCCAACTCGGCTTGGACGTCGCCTGCATTGAACTCGATAAAGCGCTCGGCGGCACTTGCCTGCGGGTGGGCTGCATTCCCAGCAAGGCACTGTTGGAATCGAGCGAACAATTCTCCGAGATCAAAGGGGACCTGTCGTCGCACGGGATCATGGTCGACGGCGTGCAATTGGACCTGGGGAAGATGCTCAAAAACAAGGATCGCGTCGTCCGCGCGCTGACCGGCGGGATCGATTCGTTGTTCAAGAAAAACAAAATCACCCGCTACCTGGGGCACGGCCGTATCACCGCTCCCGGCAAGGTGACCGTTTCTGGCAAAGAGGGGGAGACGGAACTCACGGCCGATAAAATCATCATTGCCACCGGCAGCGTGCCGGCGACGTTGCCGGGCATTGAACTGGACGGCGACCGCATCGGTACCAGCACCGAAGCACTGACCTATGGCGAAGTCCCCGAGCATCTGGTGGTGATCGGCGCGGGTGCGATTGGTTTAGAAATGGCGACCGTCTGGCGACGACTGGGAGCCAGCGTAACGATTTTGGAATATCTGGATCGCATTCTGCCCGGCATGGATTCCGCCATCGCCACCGAAGCCCTGAAGATCTTCAAAAAACAAGGACTGAATTTCCAACTCGGCTGCAAGGTGACCGGCGTGACGACCGACGGCAAAGGTTGCACGGTCGACATCGACGGGGCCGATTCGATCCACTGCGACCGCGTGTTGGTTGCTGTGGGTCGCAAACCGAACACGGCGGAGTTGGGTTTGGAATCAGTCGGCATTGAGACCGACAAACGCGGGTTTGTGCCTGTCGATGAACATCTCGCCACTTCGGCTGAGGGGATCTATGCCGTCGGCGATGTGATCGGCGGAGCGATGTTGGCACATAAAGCCGAAGAGGAAGGCGTCGCCTGCGTCGAGGGGATCGTCAACGGTTACGGGCATGTGAATTACAACACGATTCCGGCCATCGTCTATACCGCCCCGGAAATCGCCTCAGTTGGCCAGACAGAGGATGAACTTAAGGAAGCAGGTATTGCTTATCGCAAAGGGGAATTCCCCTTCATCGCCAACGGCCGCGCGCGAGCAATCGGACACACCGACGGCCGCGTGAAGATTCTGGCCGATGAAAAAACCGATCGCATTTTAGGCGCACACATCATCGGTCCGCACGCCGGAGATTTGATCGCCGAAGCCGCAGTGGCCATGGAATTCGGCGCCAGCAGCGAAGACCTCGCCCGCTGCTGCCACGCGCACCCGACGTTGGCCGAAGCGGTAAAAGAAGCGTCGCTGGCGGTCGATGGCCGCGCGCTGCATATGTAA
- a CDS encoding IS110 family transposase, giving the protein MSSLSFFVGLDYHQSFIQVCVLDREGNVLANLKSPNSAEHVALLVRGVVPKSARVFVALEACTGAANFAEELVRHTGWSVDLAHAGYVAKLKQSPDKTDFSDARLLADLERVGYLPRVWMPPESLRDLRRLVRYRQQLAAARRNVKLRITALLREERIVAEQRRWTKAWQHWLAGLDEISPQMRWVMDQHLEALQRLEREIRAAEARLCAATCDDAIVQKLLEIKGVGLVTAVTLRAEIGRFDRFRTGKQLARFCGMTPRNASSGNRQADAGLIKAGNPELRRVIIETAHRLGRYDLRLSKMNTRLRRRGKPGSVVAAAIGNRWMRWLYHQMKTISV; this is encoded by the coding sequence ATGTCCAGTTTATCGTTTTTTGTCGGACTCGACTACCACCAGTCGTTCATTCAGGTCTGCGTGTTGGATCGCGAGGGCAATGTGTTGGCTAACCTCAAATCGCCGAACAGTGCGGAGCATGTCGCCTTACTGGTGCGCGGGGTGGTTCCCAAATCCGCACGGGTCTTCGTCGCCCTCGAAGCTTGTACCGGAGCAGCCAACTTTGCTGAAGAATTGGTCCGCCACACGGGTTGGTCCGTCGATCTGGCCCATGCCGGCTACGTCGCCAAACTCAAACAAAGCCCCGACAAAACCGATTTCAGCGACGCGCGTTTGTTGGCAGACCTGGAACGTGTGGGGTACCTTCCGCGGGTCTGGATGCCACCGGAGTCGTTGCGGGATCTGCGGAGGCTGGTGCGGTATCGTCAACAGTTGGCCGCCGCGCGGCGAAACGTCAAGTTGCGGATCACGGCTCTGCTTCGCGAGGAACGTATCGTCGCAGAGCAACGCCGCTGGACCAAAGCGTGGCAGCACTGGCTGGCCGGGCTAGACGAAATCTCGCCTCAGATGCGGTGGGTGATGGACCAGCATCTAGAGGCGCTGCAGCGATTGGAACGGGAGATCCGCGCAGCCGAAGCACGTCTCTGCGCGGCGACCTGCGATGATGCGATCGTCCAAAAACTGTTGGAGATCAAAGGTGTGGGCTTGGTGACGGCTGTGACGTTGCGTGCGGAAATCGGCCGGTTCGACCGCTTTCGTACGGGGAAACAGTTGGCTCGTTTTTGCGGCATGACTCCGCGAAATGCCTCCAGCGGAAACCGCCAGGCGGACGCCGGTTTGATCAAGGCGGGGAATCCGGAATTGCGGCGTGTGATCATCGAGACCGCCCATCGCCTGGGCCGTTACGACCTGCGTCTGTCGAAGATGAACACGCGTTTGCGTCGACGCGGCAAGCCGGGCAGCGTGGTGGCGGCGGCGATCGGCAACCGTTGGATGCGTTGGTTGTACCATCAAATGAAAACCATTTCCGTTTAA
- a CDS encoding L-threonylcarbamoyladenylate synthase: MSTPPDIKHAAQLLRDGGLVAIPTETVYGLAAHALDPLAVARVFAAKGRPKFDPLIVHVPERAELADLVSEFPATAVKLADQFWPGPLTMVLPKRDVVPDIVTAGLSSVAIRIPDHPVAQALLKEAGIPLAAPSANPFGRLSPTTAAHVREQLGDAVDFILDGGPCRVGVESTVVQITGDQVQLLRPGGVTLEELEAVVGSIVIPAPDAHPSSAAQPSPGTLPQHYAPGTPLILTVDDQSPASGKRTGLLCLTAPEDTSAYIAVEELSNTGNLTEAAANFFAAMRRLDAAGLDVIVAQPFPNKGLGRALNDRLTRAATK; this comes from the coding sequence ATGTCCACGCCGCCCGACATCAAACATGCCGCTCAACTTCTCCGCGACGGAGGGCTGGTGGCGATCCCTACCGAAACCGTGTACGGCCTCGCCGCTCATGCGCTCGATCCGTTGGCCGTAGCGCGGGTCTTCGCCGCCAAGGGACGCCCGAAATTCGATCCCTTGATTGTGCACGTCCCTGAGCGTGCGGAGTTGGCCGATTTGGTTAGCGAGTTTCCCGCAACGGCTGTGAAATTGGCTGATCAGTTTTGGCCCGGCCCGCTGACGATGGTGTTGCCCAAACGGGACGTCGTCCCCGACATCGTCACCGCCGGGCTGTCATCCGTCGCCATCCGCATCCCCGACCACCCCGTCGCCCAAGCACTGCTCAAAGAAGCCGGCATCCCCTTAGCCGCTCCCAGCGCCAATCCATTCGGACGGCTCAGCCCCACCACAGCTGCGCATGTCCGCGAGCAACTCGGCGACGCAGTCGATTTCATTCTCGACGGCGGACCGTGTCGCGTCGGGGTCGAATCCACCGTCGTGCAGATTACCGGCGATCAAGTACAACTCCTACGTCCCGGCGGCGTGACGTTGGAAGAATTAGAAGCCGTCGTCGGCAGCATCGTCATCCCGGCCCCCGACGCACACCCGTCATCCGCCGCCCAACCCTCGCCCGGCACGCTGCCGCAACATTATGCTCCCGGCACGCCGTTGATCCTAACGGTCGATGATCAATCTCCGGCATCCGGCAAACGCACCGGTTTGCTCTGCCTGACCGCACCGGAAGACACTTCTGCATACATTGCCGTCGAAGAGCTCTCAAACACCGGCAATCTCACCGAAGCCGCCGCCAACTTCTTCGCCGCGATGCGCCGCTTAGACGCCGCTGGATTAGACGTCATCGTCGCCCAACCGTTCCCCAACAAGGGCCTAGGCCGCGCCCTCAACGACCGCCTCACCCGCGCCGCAACAAAGTAA